ACAGCTTTACCCTGGATGAAAACCATttagtcacacgcacacactcacgcactctctctcacacacacactgaacggGCTCTTTCATGTGGAGCTGCTAGGGTTGCGTGTCATGGGACCTGGTTTGCACCAGCGGTGTTATGAGTGTTTACAAGGGGGTCATGTGGGCCCAGCccgctgagagcccagtcatgcTGAGCAGGCACGGTGATTAGAATCCACTGCTCTGGGGGCAGACATACACTTTATTATTAGGACAGTGGGGTGGGAAGGGGGCTATGTCATGTATACTATTAGGAGggtagggggggaagggggaggtcgGAGGGAGGTTAAGGGGAATGGAGGGTTATTTATAATATTGGGGGCATTCTGTATCATGTTAGGAGGAGGGGTAGGACATgtacagtgtgttgtgtgtgtagtgtactaTATGACATGAATGTGGAGGATTCGAGGTAGGGTTTTTCTGGTGTGGGTGCATAGCCAGGAGATAGGATGGCAGGGGATAAGATTCAGGCTGTTAGGTGGGCTTGTCGTTTGTAGTCTTTTCAGGTTATCAgcgtggagggtgagggggtgaggatgaggaggggtgtAAGGGAAAATAAGTGGGGGAGGAAatgaagaggggtggaggggtgaggaggtgcagTACACAGTGAGCACATGATCAACATTCAGGCTAAAATACTGAGGTCACTTCCTGAAATTGAACCTGAAAGtcccatgggggggggggggggggggggggagctgttgTAGTCACGTGACCATCTCAGCCCCTTCCCCCTTACAGGTCAAAGTTCATTAAGCTGAGGTCAGAGTTCAGCTGAGGATTGTGGAGTTTGGCATGGTAAACAAAACCCTGTAGGGCTTTTTAACACCTGTAGAGGGGCGCAATTCTAGTTCATGACACCACCTTGACCTCCCATATCCAGATTCCAGCACTGTAGCACTTTGGTCCAGATCCCAGTCTGAAGACCAGATTAAAAAACCTCAACCTCGTTTTCACTCGGCATAAAACACAACAAGGACGACCCCCCGATCGCCTGGAGATCGTGTGGAGGTGGTGCGGAGCTCGCGGTGACGGCAACCCGGAGGTCATCCGCTGATGTTCCTGGTGAGCCCCAGGTTGCTGCAGACGTTCCTGACGCTGTAGCAGCAGATGATCTCCCTGAAGGTCTTCCTCATCTCCTGGCTCCTGAAGGCGTAGATCAGGGGGTCGATGACGGAGTTGCACATGATCAGGATCAGGTACATGTTGAAGTGGGACATGAAGCACACGCAGTAGAGGTTCCGCGGGCAGGAGATCATCAggatgaggtggaggaagaaGGGCGCCCAGCACACGATGAAGATCCCCAGGAGGATGGTGAGGGTGATGGCCCCTTTCATGCTCGTCCGCTGGTGGATGGAGTTGTAGCCGGGCAGCGCGGCGATGCGCTTGACGTGCGAGCGCGCCAACATGAACATGTGGCTGTAGAGCGAGGCCATGAGCACCAGCATGGCAAAGAACATGGACACCAGGCACACGATGACGGGCGTGGAGTCGGAGTAGACGATGAACACGATGCCGCAGCCGGTGCAGAATGTCCAGATGGCGGCGATGATGGCGGCGGCGCGGCGCAGGGTCATGATGTTGTGGTAGCGCAGCGCGTAGAAGATGGTGACGTAGCGGTCCACGGCGATGGCCAGCAGGCTGCACATGGACGCCACCACGGAGATGCAGATCATGGAGTCAAACACGTTGTCCATCTGGCGGATGAAGTGGTCGTCCACGACCAGGCGTCTGGGGgcgggacaggaagtcaggttagaGAACCAAGGGAAATGATCACTGGCCGTCAGGAAAATAGACCGTCGCTAGCTAACATTTGCCAATAATGAACACACTGAACTCATATCGACCAACGTTGAAGATCGTAAATTAATATTGACCAATGTTGAAGATCATGAACTCATATTGACAAATGTTGAACAACATACACTAATATTGACCAATTTTTAATGAAACTGACCAAGAATTATTCAGAGCATTGATTATCCTTAACCAACATCAACCAAAAATGACCAGAAGTCACAAACATTAAAGAGTTCACACCAATGCCAAATAACACATCGACCAACATTGCATCCACCAACATCACATCAGCCACCCATGTCCTACTTGTTGTTGAGGAGGTAAATGATGATGGTTTCCCAAGCGTTGGACACACTGACTAGCATGTCTGCCACGGCCAGACTGCACACAAAGAAGTACATAGGAGAGTGCAGGTTTTTGTTCTTCACGATGGCAGCAATCACCAGAATGTTCTCAAGCAGACTGATGATGCCCAGAATCAggaacacctggagagagaggacagcaaAAATGTTAGCAGTATGTAGGATACATGTCGTTTTGCTCTTGACCCATCAAAACTTTATCGACACGTCTGTGAGGTCACAAGTCGTCTCTCAACGCATCCACGCGTCCAGTGCCGTAGGGATTTGAACCgcccaccctctcacctccacaGCGATGTTGAGCTGCTCACAGGCCTTTGGCTTGTGGATGGAGGGCGGGGCCTCAGTcgtgttgccatagtaaccgtcGTCGTAGTGAGAGCTGTGATTGATGTAGAGGGCCCAGAAGGGTGGGTTCAGGGTGGCGTAGGAGGAGTTCATGTCCGCAGACAGAAGAGGGGCTCCACTCGTCTCTGGCTGGGCAGGGAGGCTACAACAACATAAAAACAGCATAATGCGTTTAGAAATGAGATCACATATATAATAATAGTCATATTAGAAAATTGCTTGTCTTAGTTCCGTAATAAATCCTGACAAGCGGAAACATAAAGTCCACATCGCAGCCAAACTGGTTTATTGGGTTTGTGTTTTATCAGTAGAATCTGCGACTGTCCTGCCGGCCAGTAAAGGGATTCAGGGGCACTTTACTCCCACTACAATTTAATCTTCCTTCTTATCCGGTCAGACACAAATGGTTGGCTGATTTCCCCTGATTTATTTGGGATCATGTAAACAACCCTACTGATGGCACATGGCTGTCCTGGGGCTAGCGGGTAGCTAGTAAGTTCCACACTGTAGATACAAGGGTTGAGCACTCAGCTAACTGGGTACAGGGCGGTACTGCTAAAAGATGCTAGCTGGCCCCTTCAGAAGATATAGAAACTGAATGCTAAcagcatggccgcgggaactaggggtgctgaagGTGCTGCAgaaccccctgacagcacgagagtaaaaaatgatatgactcgaaaatccaccaccgcgcCTGCGCGGCACAGCCCGTGAACTGTGAACTGGTGAACAGTGAACTGGCCATCgagagcaccgggagaagaataacgaaggaaaaccaggctaagaaacgtaagggtggggctgaacaattaagagacaaaaagacatcaccttcactaaacaaggttttaccaattgaaaaacggctatgtttattttacataaagctcaactattttgctgTTCAAATAAAGGCCTAAAAATGTGGGTTGCGCGCTaggcgcgctcgcattaactatccAAATtccgaactagcatcacatcaaacacagaatgtgcttgcattagcagggctaATGTAGATAGCCCCCTCAGAAGACACATGGACAGAAAGCTaatagctggctagctagacCCCTTGGAACATTCGTGGACCGAATGCAGATAGCTAGCTCGTACCCTCAGAAGATACAAGGACTGAATGCTAATAGATGGCTAGCCACCCTGAGAATATACAGGGACTGAATGCAAATAGCTAGCTCGTACCCTCAGAATATACAGGGACTGAATGCTGATAGCTAGCTACAGGTACAGTGATGAGATACAGAGGGCCCTCTGTCATCTgaccaggaggaggatgagCTGAATCGTGAAGCTAGATCAGCTTATTAACTCTCTGCTGGATGTGAACAGTTCTGGGATCGTGACTGTCTGCCATAGAGTCTCCTTTATGTTCTTTCTAGGTCACggaacaaacagacacacacagaaggacatGGAGcgacacacacgctgacacaccccacacacacgccaatgCTAACACTCTCCCACACTAGCCTTTTCCAGCTTGGCATGCTGAAGGCCGTGAGACACATCTCAGTGAGATAGAAAGATCTAGACTGTATCAGACTGAGTCACCTGTCTAATTGGTTGCTGGCAATGGGTTGTGTGTCCTTGTAATGGAAGAACACTGCAGAGGTGGGGAATTGAATGCAGAGTTATATAGCCAATTAGAATTAAGCATTTGACCAAGCAGTAGAGCAGGATATTATGAATCTCTTTCTTCTTATTTATGTTTAATTAACGTGTTTTTTTTACGTGACTGAACTGCCAGACTGGAAGGTACATTCGATAGATCTCATACCTGCAGGTTCCCTGCCTTCTCTTcctacacacagccacacacacacagccacacatacacacagccacacatacacacacagccacacacacacacacagccacgcacacacacacagccacacatacacacacagccacaaacacacagccatacatacacacacagccacacacacacacacagccacgcacacacacacacacagccacacacacacagccgcacagccacatacacacacagccacacacacacacagccacacacacacacacacagccacacacacacagttacctacacagccacacacacagccacacacacagccacacacacaaacaaacgcaaaCTCATGCAAGATGCACAAGGACAAATAACCTTCATACTGTTCATCTGTAGACAAAAAGTCTAATgatcacacacataaacagacaaacacacacgcagacgcaCCTACACACATCATGTGTTTCTCACTCATACAGGAGATAAAGCACAGTGTGGCCCCGTTCCCATCCCAATGTgcaattgacacacacacacgcacgatgGGCGGCTAATAATAGCAGAAAATAAAGTAGTCACAGGGTTATGTGACAATGAGGCCCTCCGAATGAAAGGATGTGGAAGTTCCGGAgaacacactttctctcacttcctctctttctttccaaccccaatccccccgcccccccccccccaacccgcTGTCACCTCCGCACCATTCGCCcaccattacccccccccccaccccttcaaaGTCCTGGAGGCGCAAGCAGGCGTGAGCTCCAGagaacacacattctctcacccccccccccccccccaacgacAACATTGACAGTTCACCAGTAACACCTGTGACAGTGGTGCCCGTTAACTGGTTACAACTAAACTGGGGGTCAcgtggtgtgtggggggagtcagggggagtcagggggagtcagagggagtcagagggagTCAGGGGCAGTCAGGGGGAGTCAGAGGGAGTCAGAGTTTACAGTAACTTAGTTAACTCTTGGTGTCAGTGAGAGATGGTTCTGGACACGTGTCAGAAGACTTGACACTGAACTGCAAAGAGaaaagatgaggagaggagaactaggaaagagaggagaggagattaaGGGAGAGAATtggtgaagagaggagatgaggggaaaggagagctAGGAAatcagggagaggacaggatgcACCCAGGCAACATTGAAATCATCACATCTTCTCAGAAGGCGAGCATTCGAACCTAATCCACTGTAGCAGTATTATGGGATGTTGTGACCTGCAGGTGGTGATAGCATAGTTGGGATGTGCTGTTAGACAGCTGAAGTGTGTTACTGTTCACTGTTCCTCTGTTCCTTGACGGTTAATCTCTGTTAGTTGTCCTtcttctgtcttcctctcaAAACAGGTCACATATATGTTATCACACAAACACTATggtacgctctctctctttctctctctctctctctctctctctctctctctctctctctctctctctctctctctctctctctctctcctccccccttctttcactttctctctctctctctctctctctctctccccctttctctcactttctctctttctctctctctctctctctctctctctctctctctctctctctctctctctctctctctctctcctctctctctctctctctctctctctctctctctctctctccttcactcatcTCTGCAACCAAGTAGatagtcctgtgtgtgtgtgcacggttgcatgtgtatgtgtgtgtgcatgtatgtgcatgtttgtttgtacgtgtgtgtatgtatgcaatatCCTAAACACTGATCCTCtcatagttgtgtgtgtgtgtgtgtgtgcaagcatctGTGGGAATGCTGAAGGCTTTTATGAGACATCAAAGCAATAATTACAGATAAATCACAGGGACTATTATCACCGTGACAACACCATCGTCAGTGCGACATGTGACCCTGCTGGGTAAAGAGTGTGGTCCCAGCTACACAACAGCACACTCACATGAGACCCACGAGCCACCAGCCGTCTCCTCCCTTCctaccctccttccctctctccctccctcctacgcCTCCCTTCctaccctccttccctctctccctccctccaaccctcccttccttccctccttccctctatccctccctcccaccctcccttcctacattccttccctctctccccctccctcctaccctctttccctctctctctctctctccctccctccctcctatccttccctgtctcctcccttccACCATCAAACCTTCTTACCCTCCTATGCTCGTTCCCTCCCTCATGTCTCAGTCTCTTCCTTATATCTCCTtctacttccctctctctctctccctctctctgcccttcccaCTTTCCTTCCAAGTGACTTCATGGAACACAAGTCTAATTCTTGAGCCTTTAAactcccactcctctccgcTTAACTCCACAGAGCGTGTCTGCCCTCCCCTCGccaccccatccccctcctctactGCACCCCACCCAAGCAGAGTACAGAGCACACCCACGCATGACTGACTCaattccttctctccctctctctctctctgtctgtctgtctatctctctccctttctgtggctctccctctctctctctctctctgtctgtctgtctgtctgtctgtctgtctgtctgtctatctctctccctttctgtctctctccctctctgtcttcctctctccctccctctcgctctccctttgtctttctgtctcttcccctctgtttctttctccccctctttctctccctctctgcagcactctccctctttctctctcctttctctctctctctctctctctatgtataTATCTCGATCTGGATCTGtatctctcgctatctctctccctctcttttatcACAcaatctcatacacacacacactttttctctctcacacacaagtgagctctctccatcacacccacacaccctcccaccccccaccctctcagtCCCCTACCTAGGTGTCTGTGTGCTGGCCGGTTACCAGAGACTCGTCTCTGGAACCGCTCGTGTCTGTGGTGCACCGCTGcaccacagagacaaacacagacaggacGGCTGTTGACACAACAAGCAGGGCAGATGGTCCAGCAATGCTGTCAGGACACACATTACGCTCATTCAGCTTTCATCACAGGAGACGTTCAGGTGGTGGCTGTAATGAGACAGCCACCACAATGTAACTGACCTACTGTTGTTGAAATGGTATTCGTTCGGCAGAGGTcttcatccaaagtgacatgcaaATAGTGTATACAGAAGGTAGCCTGCAGCCAAGGATCCGAAATGTGTGGTGCTTCTAATAGTGTTTCAGTGGTCAGATTTAAGTGAGTCATCTGACAGCATcttactgcagatcaagaggtagTGGTTTCGACACCCAGTCTGTCTATTTTGAATAAAAGCGGCTAATTAGTATATAAAGTGTTAACAACAAACATCAATCATGCATATCAATAACTACACCTATTTAGTCCACTGTTGAATATTGTCCACACGAGATCACTTGTAAATCCCTTAAATCTAAACAAATATTTAGCCTCCAGTCGCATCGATCGGTTCCATCCCCTTGTATTGATTACTCTGGCGGAAGAATGGTGTTGTTCTTTCTGATGTCGCTTTCACTGAAACAATGGAAACAACACAGTGAACGACTGACAGCACGTGAAAGCTAATTAGTCACTACCGTCCTGCAAACAGTCAATACCATCCCCACCAAACCCCCTCCGCGTGGCCAAACCCCCTCCGCGGATTTCAGCACCAACACTCACGGACAGCAACCGATTCACCCCGATGTTCTCTgaaagtctgtctctctctccatccatccctctctcaaccgccccccccccccaccaccaccaccaccaccaccaccaccaccatggaTCTGTCTCTTGCTTTGTcttggtctctctgtctatctatgtctctccttctccctatcTTTTTGTCtctacctcatctctctctctctctctctctctctctcgctctctctctctctctctctctctctctctctctctctctctctctcactctctctctctctctctctctctctctctctctctttcccgatCGGGAGGTTGAGTCGCCTATAGACGTAGCCTGGTTCTCGTTCTCATAACGGCGGGGACAGACAACATGTCAGACAACGAGGCAAAAGCAAATAACGCGCCAAAAGTACCCTTAATGTAAATACAACGTCACCAGCTACTTAACGTTAACAGagtaataaacaaaacaaaacaaaaaacattattttataGTGCACCCTACCTCACACCCGCACGGTTTCCATTGAGATGGTTCGAAAGGACGCGCTTGGCTGGCTCGTGAAGCGTTAGTAACAGAGCGCACCGGTAGTCCTTCTCCCGCGCGCGATTACACACAGCCTCCCGGTATCCTGTCCACCGCTTCCAAAGAGCGCGCAGGATTGAACTTGAGCTATATATAGGCTAGATGCCGGAGGAGTGGAACCCCTCCTTCGTTGCGCTGTGCCGTCAATAGCCTACGACGTGCCTATGCAGGGCAGCACTTTCATACCGATTGTGCTCGCTGTGGGAGAGCACACATCTAGCGCTCAGAACTATTTACACTAATAAAAAGTCTCAGCGGAATTGTTCAAATTTcatgtgttttctttttatggAACAGTTCTATCAGTAAGAATAATTTACtgttttgaacaaacagcaAAACGGAGCTGGGAGGTGGTCTCTGGAACCCTATTTTCGGGCGTGTAATTGTCCATTCTTGCAAATTGTTTTATTTGGGcctaaagtaggcctacatattaaTACGCAATGGAGACCTGTAAAGCCCGATATCCATATTATAGGCCCACAGCTTAGTTCCATTGAATAGGCCTGCTCTgttcaaataaaataattagGCTACTCTTTAGGGTTATCAGTCTAATGTCCTGTTAAAAATAATCaacatttttaaataaccaACCATTGGTGAAATATGAGTTATTTAAATGAGTAGGTAAGATCGTTTCCCGCGTTCAAAAGGATTTGTTTTCAAGTGCGTCCGCACCAACGTCTAACTTTAAGTTCTCTCTTCGTTAAGTCATGTGGTGCCACATAAAGACAGCATTATTGTAGAACATAAAGCAGACAACAGTCGCATTTGGAAAAGCCTACTATTTTCGGCATCAGTGTCCTTTAGTAGCCTATGCAGGACATATGCAGCGTGATCAACAACATGTATGCTACATTTCTTtcattagcagacgcttttattcaaagcgacaCACAAATAGTGtttacagaaagtacagcagaagaccAAGGGTCAGTAGTGAATGGCAGTATTTCGAGTTGAGGACCGTCTGTGAACAATACGCTAATGGGCCTATCCTCCTTATACTAGGATTACCTCATAATGCATGCAAGTGCTACAAAAAGGCCTATAGGTCGATCTTGCGTGTGACAACACacagatggcacacacacaaacacagacgccCTGGACACGCACTCCGTGTACGATTACGCTTCAGTTTAGGGCAGAGAAGGTTATATTGTCTATTCGGGAATTTGACGACCATATCCACCAAACATGAGACAAACTCATAATTCTATGAACCAAGCCGTGCAATGCAGATGTTTTGACAGCCGAGTTCTGAGTTAGGGGAAG
This genomic window from Hypomesus transpacificus isolate Combined female chromosome 4, fHypTra1, whole genome shotgun sequence contains:
- the mc5ra gene encoding melanocortin 5a receptor, translating into MRLEAKYLFRFKGFTSDLVWTIFNSGLNSLPAQPETSGAPLLSADMNSSYATLNPPFWALYINHSSHYDDGYYGNTTEAPPSIHKPKACEQLNIAVEVFLILGIISLLENILVIAAIVKNKNLHSPMYFFVCSLAVADMLVSVSNAWETIIIYLLNNKRLVVDDHFIRQMDNVFDSMICISVVASMCSLLAIAVDRYVTIFYALRYHNIMTLRRAAAIIAAIWTFCTGCGIVFIVYSDSTPVIVCLVSMFFAMLVLMASLYSHMFMLARSHVKRIAALPGYNSIHQRTSMKGAITLTILLGIFIVCWAPFFLHLILMISCPRNLYCVCFMSHFNMYLILIMCNSVIDPLIYAFRSQEMRKTFREIICCYSVRNVCSNLGLTRNISG